Proteins from a genomic interval of Synechococcus sp. A15-28:
- a CDS encoding 2OG-Fe(II) oxygenase, with protein MLHVVDDLLPTDLLGALRQLCLVHGELKQIHPGDALFSWRADDGRTMRSIHAPEQRQLMERFLTDHLLPVTNPFCTQRAGVEWWCNVNNDLDWHIDKDEIEGRRSGAYVLPLLSTVFYPHVSCVGGELLLADNPPIPTGHTGPLPQFRSVISIPPVRNRLVLFSPGLLHRINAFEGERYSVAVNIWAQEPLTTSASAPPV; from the coding sequence ATGCTGCACGTGGTCGACGACCTGCTTCCGACGGATCTGCTGGGGGCCCTGCGGCAGCTCTGCCTGGTTCATGGGGAGCTCAAGCAGATCCATCCCGGTGACGCCCTGTTCAGCTGGCGTGCTGACGATGGACGCACCATGCGCTCGATCCATGCTCCCGAGCAGCGACAGCTGATGGAGCGCTTCCTCACCGACCATTTACTGCCTGTCACCAATCCGTTCTGTACCCAGCGGGCTGGGGTGGAGTGGTGGTGCAACGTCAACAACGATCTCGACTGGCACATCGACAAGGACGAGATTGAAGGGCGGCGCAGCGGCGCCTATGTGCTGCCGTTGTTGTCCACAGTTTTCTATCCCCATGTGAGCTGCGTCGGTGGGGAGCTGCTGCTGGCGGACAACCCACCCATCCCCACAGGCCATACGGGTCCGTTGCCTCAGTTCCGTTCCGTGATCTCGATCCCCCCGGTGCGTAACCGCCTTGTGCTCTTCTCCCCCGGACTGCTGCACCGGATAAATGCTTTTGAAGGGGAGCGTTACTCCGTGGCCGTGAACATCTGGGCTCAGGAGCCCCTCACCACATCGGCGTCAGCGCCACCGGTTTGA
- a CDS encoding 23S rRNA (pseudouridine(1915)-N(3))-methyltransferase RlmH → MNPSRCRILAVGKVRRGWIQDGIALYCKRLPGLEIIEIRDSTPDKEAESIRANLRSDEHLIALMEEGVAVGSIPFAQRLETLGNQRLAFVIGGADGLTPALKQGAQWQLSLSPMTFPHELARLMLIEQLFRAQAILQGSPYHRA, encoded by the coding sequence TTGAACCCATCCCGTTGTCGCATCCTGGCCGTGGGCAAAGTCCGCCGCGGTTGGATTCAGGACGGCATCGCGCTCTACTGCAAACGTCTTCCCGGACTGGAGATCATCGAGATCCGAGACAGCACGCCCGACAAGGAAGCGGAGTCCATCCGCGCCAATCTCCGATCGGATGAGCATCTGATCGCCTTGATGGAAGAGGGGGTTGCTGTCGGATCCATCCCCTTCGCGCAACGTCTTGAGACGCTTGGCAATCAACGGCTCGCCTTCGTCATTGGTGGCGCCGATGGATTGACCCCGGCTCTCAAGCAGGGTGCCCAGTGGCAATTGAGCCTGTCGCCGATGACCTTCCCCCATGAGCTGGCCCGGTTAATGCTGATCGAGCAGTTGTTCCGCGCCCAGGCGATCCTGCAAGGAAGCCCCTACCACCGCGCCTGA
- a CDS encoding pentapeptide repeat-containing protein, whose product MRSRLLSLVGVAVLGLLLVLTAPARVSAAMDVAKQVLIGADYSGKDLRGATFNLSNLREANLSGSDLRGASLYGAKLQDADLSGTDLREATLDASVMTGTNLSNAVLEGAFAFNTRFVDVIISGADFTDVPMRGDQLKSLCSVAEGTNPVTGRSTRDSLGCS is encoded by the coding sequence ATGCGTTCCCGCCTGTTGTCTCTTGTTGGAGTTGCAGTCCTCGGACTGCTGCTTGTCCTGACTGCTCCCGCTCGAGTCAGTGCAGCCATGGACGTGGCCAAGCAGGTTCTGATCGGGGCGGACTATTCCGGTAAAGACCTGCGCGGCGCCACCTTCAACCTGAGCAACCTGCGCGAGGCGAATCTGTCCGGATCAGACCTGAGGGGGGCATCGCTCTACGGCGCCAAGCTTCAGGATGCAGACCTGAGTGGAACGGATCTTCGGGAGGCCACCCTGGATGCCTCGGTGATGACGGGCACCAACCTGTCCAACGCCGTTCTGGAAGGAGCCTTCGCCTTCAACACCCGCTTCGTGGACGTGATCATCAGCGGAGCTGATTTCACCGACGTTCCGATGCGGGGCGATCAACTCAAGAGTCTGTGTTCGGTCGCAGAAGGCACGAATCCGGTCACCGGACGGTCCACCCGGGACAGCCTCGGCTGCAGTTGA
- a CDS encoding DUF1330 domain-containing protein, giving the protein MAKGYWNLSGAVTNPEGMGPYLQAVEPYLAKFNARFLCRDLKTDVREGDAGHLTVIIEFESLALAKAAYDAPEYQEMLKLRQPHSKVSLSIIEEGDHAGH; this is encoded by the coding sequence ATGGCTAAGGGTTACTGGAATCTCTCAGGCGCCGTAACTAACCCAGAAGGGATGGGTCCTTACCTCCAAGCTGTTGAGCCTTACCTGGCGAAGTTCAATGCTCGCTTTCTTTGCAGAGATCTCAAAACCGATGTTCGTGAAGGTGACGCAGGTCACTTGACCGTGATCATCGAGTTTGAATCTCTAGCTTTAGCCAAGGCCGCTTACGACGCCCCTGAGTACCAAGAGATGCTGAAGCTCCGTCAGCCTCACTCCAAAGTCTCACTGTCAATCATTGAGGAAGGCGATCACGCTGGTCACTGA